From one Thermomicrobiales bacterium genomic stretch:
- a CDS encoding metalloregulator ArsR/SmtB family transcription factor encodes MGQLIVGKPAPQQIVAVSAPLTLTSAISLAFRAGYAVDQEDSALDPWLVDTWRNLDEDLRHDLDLLLGFSGRLLYYVEEMLAAFDAVAHEQLSASFDDYLEFLSALPPERFKDMATESVVRLYRDRGLAEAPPENDDPYDWRMFLRPGITRANIDEAVSLIISPGQLKLRTLALLDGFWRAAFETEYRSTLPDMRQAVRVAQSLIHYTSAQQSFAEITGHRLPEEISLRIGDVERVIYSPSIHLGRFIQYILYPPNLILYFNPQTVLQRRTLASRTAEAVTQLSTADALEGFRALSDPSRMRIVEMLRGGELYAQEIVSRLGISQSAVSRHLSTLESADLVTIRPANGMKYYAIDRDRLQALAAQLAAMADADQT; translated from the coding sequence GTGGGCCAACTCATCGTCGGCAAACCTGCTCCACAACAGATCGTTGCAGTCTCAGCGCCACTCACGCTGACATCAGCCATCTCGCTCGCGTTCCGGGCTGGCTATGCCGTGGACCAGGAAGACTCCGCCCTCGATCCCTGGCTGGTGGACACCTGGCGCAATCTGGACGAGGATCTGCGACACGATCTTGACCTGCTGCTCGGATTCTCTGGCCGCCTGCTCTACTACGTCGAGGAGATGTTGGCGGCGTTCGACGCAGTGGCCCACGAACAATTGAGCGCGTCGTTCGACGACTACCTCGAATTCCTCAGCGCCTTACCCCCAGAGCGATTCAAGGACATGGCAACCGAAAGCGTCGTGCGGCTCTACCGTGATCGAGGGCTAGCCGAGGCGCCGCCGGAAAACGATGATCCGTACGACTGGCGTATGTTCCTCCGACCCGGCATCACCCGCGCGAATATCGACGAAGCAGTCTCGCTGATTATCTCGCCCGGCCAGCTCAAGCTGCGGACACTCGCGCTGCTGGACGGGTTCTGGCGAGCTGCCTTCGAAACAGAGTATCGATCGACGTTGCCGGATATGCGTCAAGCGGTCCGCGTCGCGCAGTCACTGATTCACTACACCTCGGCCCAGCAGTCCTTCGCCGAGATCACCGGCCACCGGTTGCCCGAGGAGATCAGCCTCCGAATTGGAGATGTGGAGAGGGTGATCTACAGTCCTTCGATCCACCTCGGCCGATTCATCCAGTACATCCTCTACCCACCGAACCTGATCCTCTACTTCAACCCGCAAACCGTGCTACAGCGTCGCACGCTCGCATCACGGACTGCAGAGGCTGTGACCCAGCTCTCCACTGCCGACGCGCTGGAAGGGTTCCGCGCGCTGTCCGACCCTTCGCGGATGCGTATTGTCGAAATGCTGCGGGGAGGGGAGCTGTACGCTCAGGAGATCGTCTCACGGTTGGGGATCAGCCAGTCGGCCGTCTCCCGTCACCTCAGCACGCTGGAATCGGCGGATCTGGTGACTATCCGGCCGGCCAATGGCATGAAGTACTACGCGATCGATCGCGACCGGTTACAGGCGCTCGCGGCGCAGCTTGCCGCGATGGCGGATGCCGACCAAACCTAG
- a CDS encoding cupin domain-containing protein, which translates to MTEKPRERHVMRPDEPYGEQAGFWIQPEEARESAQQAKSHPIFHEVASLPSLQPAPGVEMSIMVGDAMMANWVRIEPDAGVPMHSHPNEQVGVVLEGEIEMVVAGETRLCRPGDAYTIPGHVPHSGTAGPGGCLVLDFFSPPREDYIAQARPKG; encoded by the coding sequence ATGACCGAGAAACCGCGCGAGCGCCACGTGATGCGTCCCGACGAGCCATATGGCGAGCAGGCTGGCTTCTGGATCCAGCCCGAAGAGGCACGGGAGTCCGCCCAGCAAGCGAAGTCCCACCCGATATTTCACGAGGTCGCGTCACTTCCGAGCCTCCAGCCGGCGCCCGGTGTCGAGATGAGCATCATGGTGGGCGACGCAATGATGGCGAACTGGGTGCGGATCGAGCCTGACGCTGGCGTGCCGATGCACTCCCATCCGAACGAGCAGGTCGGCGTAGTCCTCGAAGGTGAGATCGAGATGGTAGTTGCCGGTGAGACGCGACTCTGCCGGCCTGGTGATGCATACACGATCCCCGGTCACGTCCCGCACAGCGGCACGGCCGGACCAGGTGGGTGCCTCGTGCTGGATTTTTTCAGCCCACCGCGCGAAGACTACATCGCTCAGGCTCGCCCCAAGGGGTAG
- a CDS encoding CAP domain-containing protein, which translates to MRDRRRSVTGVARTGSMALVAVMLLTLVGAAAPASARQENDPGIIASLSLINTWRGWLGIPPLKIDPALQKAAEAHVEYYRLNFGDPSLAGMGLHYETAGKPGFTGASFQERVETAGYSGWANENAGLSGSMVWSTKWFIGTVGHRLTLLDPRYSDIGLAAINDGKIKFEIIDLGTKKWIEEASPDWAAWPPNGTTGVETSFDGEAPDPFPNATYPVGYPITLKYFGAGDLTLTVATISAGGVAVPSFSSIGSGWLTRKTIQLAANKPLDEGKR; encoded by the coding sequence ATGCGCGATCGTCGACGCAGCGTAACCGGGGTTGCGCGCACAGGGTCAATGGCGCTCGTGGCGGTCATGCTGCTGACGCTGGTCGGGGCTGCCGCGCCCGCGAGCGCCCGACAGGAAAACGATCCCGGGATCATCGCATCGCTATCGCTGATCAATACCTGGCGAGGCTGGTTAGGTATCCCCCCGCTGAAGATCGATCCAGCTCTCCAGAAGGCTGCCGAGGCGCATGTGGAGTACTACAGGCTCAACTTCGGCGACCCGTCGCTTGCCGGAATGGGTTTGCATTACGAGACGGCCGGAAAGCCCGGCTTCACCGGCGCGAGCTTTCAAGAACGAGTTGAAACGGCCGGCTATTCGGGCTGGGCAAACGAGAATGCCGGGTTGTCCGGCTCAATGGTCTGGTCGACGAAGTGGTTTATCGGAACCGTTGGCCATCGGTTGACGCTCCTTGACCCACGGTATTCCGACATCGGCCTGGCTGCGATCAACGACGGTAAGATCAAGTTCGAAATCATCGACCTTGGCACGAAGAAATGGATCGAAGAGGCGAGCCCTGACTGGGCTGCCTGGCCGCCGAACGGCACGACCGGCGTCGAGACATCCTTCGACGGGGAAGCCCCTGACCCATTCCCGAACGCTACGTATCCGGTCGGCTATCCAATTACGCTCAAGTACTTCGGCGCTGGCGACCTTACCCTGACAGTGGCCACGATCTCGGCTGGCGGGGTCGCAGTCCCGTCCTTCTCCTCGATCGGCTCTGGCTGGCTGACCCGCAAGACGATCCAGCTTGCGGCGAATAAGCCTCTGGACGAGGGAAAGCGATAA
- a CDS encoding phosphatase PAP2 family protein — MSQQSQNVSYRNGMRARKATVSPAEAKSRGRGFLAIALVALTAFVSLLVAVRRNPRMERDVAVTLGMQRLNHPALSRLLNAISWPGFRPQSLLLPGTATAGVWMLGFRREARYMVFAWLASLLSFSTKMLVQRPRPGGDGIMVTEAKLRDSSFPSGHVLHYVCFWGFFAYLCFTEIRGRWSRWLPTGGVTSFIGLVGPSRIYLGHHWLTDVLASYSLGTALLSTLIGLHRRKLGDETPWQPR; from the coding sequence ATGAGCCAGCAATCACAGAATGTCAGTTATAGAAACGGGATGCGCGCCCGAAAGGCGACGGTGTCGCCGGCCGAGGCGAAGTCGCGCGGGCGTGGATTCCTCGCTATCGCGCTTGTGGCGCTCACGGCGTTTGTGTCGCTGCTGGTCGCCGTTCGGCGCAACCCGCGCATGGAACGCGATGTCGCCGTCACACTCGGGATGCAGCGGCTGAACCATCCCGCGTTATCTCGACTCCTGAACGCCATTTCCTGGCCTGGCTTCCGGCCGCAGTCACTTCTGTTGCCTGGCACGGCAACAGCCGGTGTCTGGATGCTCGGGTTCCGCCGCGAGGCGCGCTACATGGTCTTTGCATGGCTCGCGTCGCTGCTGTCATTCTCTACCAAGATGCTCGTCCAGCGGCCTCGCCCGGGCGGGGACGGCATCATGGTTACGGAAGCCAAGCTTCGCGACTCCAGCTTTCCCAGCGGGCACGTCCTACATTATGTCTGCTTCTGGGGCTTCTTCGCGTATCTGTGCTTCACCGAGATTCGAGGCCGGTGGTCGCGCTGGTTGCCAACTGGCGGCGTCACGTCGTTCATCGGCCTGGTAGGGCCGTCGAGGATCTATCTCGGACATCACTGGCTGACCGACGTCCTTGCGAGCTACTCACTCGGAACAGCCCTCCTGTCGACGCTCATCGGCCTGCATCGACGGAAGCTTGGCGACGAAACGCCGTGGCAACCCCGCTAG
- a CDS encoding peptidoglycan recognition family protein has translation MSRVAKLLGEWNMVLSRRFSRRQVLRIGAAASAAAALDVTRWTFSVSAAGAVEAVRSEWTFREGLPSDGDWESPVLAPETGFDAIDLSWDAESVDDDAVRVNLRVRAKDGVWSDWIDCHPDHHGESTPGTRRFVAPILSRGVAAQARVSVVANAGLRELVVGALDTSTIAVSGSLAATDAAASATIIDGLIISRAGCGADETLRFENKNPKGRMIWPPSYAPIEKIIIHHTVTDNNSPDPAAAIRSVYFYHAVTRGWGDVGYNYLVDWQGQVYEGRFGGVNVIGGHALQYNVGSIGIALLGNLDLTKPPQVMLDSITSLVQLRASNVDVTEAADFQDLNDCPNLCGHRDVMSTSCPGELCYPLLPTLRGMIAGTAPVYLAPPKRTEGIEIISCSIGPATVYQGNLLAVRMRVRNAGTTPLEGGGPKSGFIYEQGQTFDTVGFPKVQDEYRITMQPVSWTGTPNPYRWGLGEPLLAGETRDIIGYVRLQSLRRDEYRAGIIKEFVAYQFTDIAPSVITVASPPVGPVAQTRDPNSRFFGITGHNVPEPFVSYWDANGGVERFGYPLTEAFEEASETDGGRYVTQYFERARFEHHPEYAGTPDEVLLGLLGSETTATRAKEAPFRPIAPFPSTSNRRYFDLTGHSLSSGFKSFWDANGGVQIFGYPISEEFKEASDTDGTVHIVQYFERNRFEYHPDYAGTKDEIMLGHLAREVLIRRGWMKRSK, from the coding sequence GTGAGCCGGGTCGCCAAGCTTCTGGGTGAATGGAACATGGTTCTCTCAAGACGCTTTTCGCGACGACAGGTTCTCCGCATCGGCGCTGCCGCGTCTGCCGCAGCCGCCCTCGATGTGACACGCTGGACGTTCTCCGTCAGCGCGGCCGGCGCGGTGGAAGCCGTGCGATCGGAGTGGACGTTCAGGGAGGGCTTGCCGTCCGACGGTGACTGGGAGTCACCAGTTCTTGCACCAGAGACAGGCTTCGACGCCATCGATCTCTCCTGGGATGCCGAATCGGTCGATGATGATGCCGTCCGAGTCAACCTTCGCGTTCGGGCCAAAGACGGCGTCTGGTCGGACTGGATCGATTGCCACCCCGACCATCATGGCGAATCAACGCCAGGCACGCGGCGATTTGTCGCGCCGATTCTCTCGCGCGGAGTCGCGGCTCAGGCTCGCGTCTCGGTTGTCGCGAACGCCGGTCTGCGCGAGCTTGTCGTCGGCGCGCTCGATACGTCGACGATTGCCGTTAGCGGATCGCTAGCTGCCACTGACGCGGCAGCGTCAGCGACGATCATCGACGGTCTCATCATCTCCCGGGCTGGTTGTGGCGCGGATGAGACGCTACGGTTCGAGAACAAGAACCCGAAGGGCCGAATGATCTGGCCACCGAGTTACGCCCCGATCGAAAAAATCATCATCCATCACACAGTGACCGACAACAACTCCCCCGATCCGGCAGCCGCGATCCGGTCTGTCTACTTCTACCATGCGGTCACTCGTGGTTGGGGTGACGTCGGTTACAACTACCTCGTCGACTGGCAGGGCCAGGTGTACGAGGGCCGGTTCGGCGGGGTCAATGTCATCGGCGGGCACGCGCTACAGTACAACGTGGGATCGATCGGCATCGCGCTACTGGGCAACCTGGATCTGACGAAACCACCTCAGGTAATGCTCGATTCGATAACGAGCCTCGTCCAGTTGCGGGCGAGCAACGTCGATGTCACCGAGGCGGCCGATTTCCAGGATCTGAACGACTGTCCCAATCTGTGTGGCCATCGCGACGTTATGTCCACGTCATGCCCGGGCGAGCTATGTTATCCGCTCCTCCCGACACTGCGCGGCATGATTGCCGGCACCGCTCCGGTCTATCTGGCGCCGCCAAAGCGCACAGAAGGGATCGAGATCATCTCGTGTTCGATCGGGCCGGCGACGGTTTATCAGGGCAACCTGCTCGCGGTACGCATGCGGGTGAGGAACGCCGGCACGACGCCACTGGAGGGCGGCGGGCCAAAGTCGGGCTTCATCTACGAACAGGGACAGACGTTCGACACAGTGGGGTTCCCGAAGGTCCAGGATGAATATCGAATAACGATGCAGCCAGTGTCGTGGACCGGGACGCCAAACCCGTATCGGTGGGGGCTTGGTGAACCACTGTTGGCCGGCGAAACGCGCGATATCATCGGTTATGTCCGCCTGCAATCGCTCCGGCGTGACGAATACCGCGCAGGCATCATCAAGGAGTTCGTCGCCTACCAGTTCACCGACATCGCGCCGTCGGTGATTACCGTTGCGTCGCCGCCCGTCGGGCCCGTCGCGCAGACTCGCGACCCGAATTCTCGCTTTTTCGGAATCACCGGACACAATGTCCCCGAGCCATTCGTCTCATACTGGGACGCGAACGGCGGAGTCGAGCGATTCGGGTACCCGCTGACCGAGGCATTCGAGGAGGCTTCCGAAACCGACGGTGGCCGCTATGTGACGCAATACTTCGAGCGTGCGCGGTTCGAGCACCACCCCGAATATGCCGGCACGCCGGATGAGGTGTTGCTCGGCCTGCTCGGCTCCGAGACCACCGCCACACGCGCCAAAGAAGCTCCATTTCGGCCGATCGCCCCGTTTCCTTCGACAAGTAACCGGCGGTACTTCGATCTGACCGGGCACAGCCTCTCCAGCGGCTTCAAGAGCTTCTGGGACGCGAACGGTGGTGTGCAGATCTTCGGTTATCCGATCTCCGAGGAGTTCAAGGAAGCCTCGGACACCGACGGCACGGTTCACATCGTCCAGTATTTTGAGCGCAACCGGTTCGAATACCATCCGGATTACGCAGGCACGAAGGACGAAATCATGCTGGGTCACCTGGCTCGTGAGGTTCTGATCCGACGAGGCTGGATGAAGCGGAGCAAGTGA
- a CDS encoding DUF2085 domain-containing protein yields MHGQSSLNLQRIRNGRVAPGWPLVFGAVWLVLAIVFVALPWPAGTKALAVLHGLCAQQPTHSFYFGDQRLPFDARMTGIYGGFATASLVLLVAGRWRAGAFPPRGVVLSLVFGVVALAVDGANSTLVDARLWHVYTPRNDLRLLTGLLVGTALAVFVWLLIGQVGFARAGRRHGSPLTGWRDLGVVLLAQWLFALLVLSRWRPLWLPITVILMAAAILALTGLMLAFVLLLGRRENRAIVTSDLAGPGTIALFLALVMIGSLAAGRFLLEIWLGLPVQG; encoded by the coding sequence GTGCACGGTCAGTCTTCCCTGAATCTGCAACGCATAAGGAACGGCCGGGTTGCGCCGGGCTGGCCATTGGTCTTCGGCGCCGTCTGGCTCGTGTTGGCGATCGTGTTCGTCGCGCTCCCATGGCCAGCTGGCACGAAGGCGCTGGCTGTCTTGCATGGTCTCTGCGCTCAGCAGCCGACACATTCCTTCTACTTTGGCGATCAGCGTCTTCCCTTCGATGCGCGAATGACGGGGATCTATGGCGGATTCGCCACGGCGTCGCTGGTCCTGCTGGTGGCCGGCCGATGGCGCGCGGGAGCATTTCCGCCCCGTGGGGTTGTGCTTTCGCTGGTGTTCGGCGTCGTGGCACTGGCCGTTGATGGCGCGAACTCGACACTCGTCGATGCCCGTTTGTGGCATGTCTACACGCCGCGCAACGATCTGCGCCTCCTGACAGGGCTGCTGGTTGGAACGGCGCTGGCCGTCTTCGTCTGGCTGCTGATTGGTCAGGTGGGGTTTGCGCGAGCGGGGCGGCGACACGGTTCACCGCTGACGGGGTGGCGGGACCTGGGAGTCGTTCTGCTGGCGCAATGGCTCTTCGCGCTGCTCGTGCTTTCTCGCTGGCGCCCGCTGTGGTTGCCGATCACGGTGATACTGATGGCAGCGGCGATACTGGCGTTGACCGGCCTGATGCTGGCGTTCGTGTTGTTGCTTGGCCGGCGGGAGAATCGAGCGATCGTGACGAGCGACCTGGCCGGGCCGGGGACGATCGCGTTGTTTCTCGCGCTCGTGATGATCGGCTCACTCGCCGCTGGGCGCTTCCTTCTGGAGATCTGGCTCGGCCTGCCGGTGCAGGGATAG
- the rpsU gene encoding 30S ribosomal protein S21, with product MKIEARESESFEGLLRRFTKEMQKSGKLREYRSKRRFVSKSEQRRAKARKAEHKRRRKEAKTP from the coding sequence ATGAAGATTGAAGCACGCGAGAGCGAAAGCTTCGAGGGCCTGCTCCGCAGGTTCACGAAGGAGATGCAGAAATCCGGCAAGCTGCGCGAGTACCGCAGCAAGCGCCGATTCGTTAGCAAGAGCGAGCAGCGCCGCGCGAAGGCCCGCAAGGCCGAGCACAAGCGCAGGCGCAAGGAGGCCAAGACACCCTGA
- a CDS encoding 50S ribosomal protein L25, protein MVQRHELTASTRSVIGKDTKKLRRDGIVPGIVYGPVIEEPVAVSIDMKEIDRAYVAYGPNVLIDLSVEDARYTVYMRHMSIDRLRREPLHIEFFAPNLKVEIHAAIPIVVVGQPANTDGVVTYGRETIDVRGLPANLPAVFEVDVTGFETIDQAIHLRDLTIPDGVEVLTDLEEMIVKLSAPQRVAVEDVAEEAAADEQPATEG, encoded by the coding sequence ATGGTTCAACGACACGAGCTGACAGCATCCACCCGTTCGGTCATCGGCAAGGACACGAAGAAGCTCCGCCGCGATGGCATCGTGCCGGGCATCGTCTATGGCCCGGTTATCGAGGAGCCGGTCGCCGTGAGCATCGACATGAAGGAAATCGACCGGGCATACGTTGCCTACGGTCCGAACGTCCTGATCGATCTCTCGGTGGAGGACGCCAGGTACACCGTCTACATGCGCCACATGTCGATCGACCGCCTGCGCCGTGAGCCGCTGCATATCGAATTCTTCGCGCCGAACCTGAAAGTCGAGATTCACGCAGCCATTCCGATCGTCGTCGTCGGCCAGCCGGCGAACACGGACGGCGTTGTGACCTATGGTCGAGAGACGATCGACGTGCGTGGGTTGCCGGCGAACCTCCCCGCGGTGTTCGAGGTCGATGTGACCGGCTTCGAGACAATCGACCAGGCCATCCACTTGCGCGACCTGACGATTCCGGACGGTGTTGAGGTCCTGACCGACCTGGAAGAGATGATCGTCAAGCTCTCGGCGCCGCAGCGCGTGGCGGTCGAGGATGTCGCCGAGGAAGCCGCCGCCGACGAGCAGCCGGCCACCGAAGGCTAG
- a CDS encoding glycosyltransferase, producing the protein MTTSPSVLLIASDTIGERMAGSGIRYWNMARVIGTQQPVTLATPGPVSLAAPAGVSLVAYGGDGATEDERGNHLATLVREHEIIVAQHLPFLYADPEVLANRHIVVDLYAPWILEKLEYARLDPERGDPNRRDDLTILERLLGLGDFFVCASERQRDYWLGALTVAGRLEPAYLRVDPALRSLIDVVAFGLPADKPRKTGPGPRSIFPPIGDDDPLLIWNGGVWNWLDPLTAIRAVAALVQSRPELRLVFMGVRSPGAQVAEMEIVDKAVALARELGVLDGNVFFNAWVPYDERQNWLLEADAALSLHVETVEARYAYRTRVMDILWCGLPAIVSDGDVLADLIRGEDIGEIARPGDVASVMAAIEKTLDLDRGRAIRSRLADVASRHTWEYVCEPLLRYCREPWKLSTSRGADPSDEYLARLERLYSETAQYARKLETVVADRDKELAARRKHLTRPDLNSLFGRTKRG; encoded by the coding sequence GTGACGACAAGCCCATCGGTCCTGCTGATCGCGTCCGACACCATCGGCGAGCGAATGGCAGGCTCCGGTATCCGCTACTGGAACATGGCGCGGGTGATCGGAACCCAGCAGCCAGTGACACTCGCCACGCCCGGCCCGGTATCTTTGGCCGCGCCGGCCGGCGTGTCGCTTGTCGCATACGGCGGGGACGGCGCAACCGAGGACGAGCGCGGCAATCACCTGGCCACTCTGGTCCGCGAGCATGAGATCATCGTCGCACAGCACCTGCCATTTCTCTACGCCGATCCCGAGGTTCTCGCGAATCGCCACATTGTCGTCGATCTCTACGCGCCGTGGATCCTTGAGAAGCTCGAATACGCACGGCTCGACCCCGAGCGAGGCGACCCGAACCGGCGCGACGACCTCACGATTCTGGAGCGGCTGCTCGGGCTCGGCGATTTCTTCGTCTGCGCGTCGGAGCGTCAGCGTGACTACTGGCTCGGCGCATTGACCGTCGCCGGCCGGCTGGAACCAGCGTACCTGCGAGTCGACCCCGCGCTGCGTTCGCTGATCGATGTCGTCGCGTTCGGGCTCCCCGCCGACAAGCCACGCAAGACGGGACCCGGCCCACGGTCGATCTTCCCGCCGATCGGAGATGATGACCCGCTGCTGATCTGGAACGGGGGCGTCTGGAACTGGCTCGATCCACTAACCGCTATCCGCGCAGTAGCAGCGCTGGTCCAGTCACGGCCCGAGTTACGGCTGGTCTTCATGGGTGTTCGTAGCCCCGGCGCCCAGGTGGCCGAAATGGAGATTGTCGACAAGGCGGTCGCGCTCGCCAGAGAGCTCGGCGTCCTGGACGGCAACGTGTTCTTCAACGCCTGGGTACCTTACGACGAACGTCAGAACTGGCTTCTGGAAGCGGACGCGGCACTGTCACTCCACGTCGAAACGGTCGAGGCAAGATACGCTTACCGAACCCGGGTGATGGACATTCTCTGGTGTGGACTGCCGGCCATCGTCAGCGATGGCGACGTGCTCGCCGACCTTATCCGAGGCGAAGACATCGGCGAGATCGCCCGGCCCGGCGATGTCGCGTCGGTTATGGCGGCGATCGAAAAGACACTCGATCTCGACCGTGGTCGCGCAATCCGCTCGCGCCTCGCCGATGTCGCGTCGAGACACACGTGGGAGTACGTTTGCGAACCGCTTCTCCGTTATTGCCGGGAGCCGTGGAAGCTCAGCACGTCGCGCGGCGCTGATCCATCGGACGAATACCTGGCGCGGCTCGAACGGCTATATAGCGAAACCGCGCAGTACGCGCGGAAACTCGAGACCGTTGTTGCCGATCGAGATAAAGAACTGGCCGCGCGGCGCAAGCACCTGACGCGGCCAGACCTGAACTCGCTGTTCGGTCGAACGAAGCGGGGATGA
- a CDS encoding glycosyltransferase family 2 protein codes for MRESWSAVIINYNGAAFLGACIVALQQTSPPPTEIVVVDNASTDDSLLELSGFPRVNVMRLPRNLGFGAGANVGLGAVETPYALLMNPDVEVDRDFGAALLGAFGSDARLGVAGALLLFPQTTTVQHAGGVLEKPLMTTRHRGYREPAESIGPDSVDVDFVTGGCVALRTEAFHAVGGFDEQFSPVYYEDVDLCASLRVAGWRVRFVPALRAEHHEGSTLGRSDDYFRHFHRNRLRYALKHLSSVEWRRSFLPAEIERIRWDLGEEGANDWRAFSGADAIESLLTDGSEAGSTLGAVSPAALQTAVGELKAGWEVQRRRQGEGRLRRALTPWNRQIDRVIEDQRAFNGAIVRAFAQQDAMNRQQTAQLLLIALEIAERLRASGRPPADLPGLR; via the coding sequence ATGCGGGAGAGCTGGTCGGCGGTTATCATCAACTATAACGGTGCGGCATTCCTTGGCGCTTGTATCGTAGCGCTCCAACAGACCAGCCCACCGCCCACGGAGATCGTCGTCGTCGACAACGCATCAACGGACGACTCGCTTCTTGAGCTGTCCGGGTTTCCACGGGTCAACGTCATGCGCCTGCCGCGCAACCTCGGGTTCGGCGCTGGCGCAAACGTCGGACTTGGAGCGGTCGAGACTCCCTATGCGCTGCTGATGAACCCGGACGTCGAGGTCGATCGTGACTTTGGCGCGGCATTGCTGGGCGCGTTTGGGAGTGACGCACGGCTCGGAGTGGCCGGCGCGCTGCTGCTCTTTCCGCAGACGACGACTGTCCAGCATGCAGGAGGCGTCCTCGAGAAGCCACTGATGACAACGCGACACCGAGGCTACCGTGAGCCGGCCGAGTCGATCGGCCCGGACAGTGTCGACGTAGATTTCGTCACCGGCGGCTGCGTAGCCTTGCGCACGGAGGCGTTCCATGCGGTCGGGGGATTCGACGAACAGTTCTCGCCGGTCTACTACGAGGATGTCGATCTCTGCGCGTCGTTGCGCGTCGCTGGTTGGCGGGTCCGTTTCGTGCCCGCACTCCGTGCTGAGCATCACGAGGGTTCGACGCTGGGTCGGTCTGACGACTACTTCCGCCACTTTCATCGCAATCGGCTGCGCTATGCCCTGAAGCACCTCTCGTCAGTCGAGTGGCGACGATCGTTTCTCCCGGCCGAGATCGAGCGCATCAGGTGGGACCTCGGCGAGGAAGGGGCGAATGACTGGCGCGCGTTCTCCGGCGCTGACGCCATTGAATCTCTGTTGACCGATGGCAGTGAAGCCGGGTCGACACTTGGCGCAGTGTCGCCGGCGGCGCTCCAGACGGCGGTTGGTGAATTGAAGGCCGGTTGGGAGGTGCAGCGACGCCGTCAGGGCGAGGGCCGGCTACGGCGAGCGCTCACCCCCTGGAATCGTCAGATCGACCGGGTAATCGAGGATCAGCGCGCGTTCAACGGCGCCATTGTCCGGGCATTCGCGCAGCAGGACGCAATGAATCGTCAGCAGACTGCGCAACTGCTGCTGATTGCGTTGGAGATTGCCGAGCGGCTTCGGGCTAGCGGTCGTCCTCCTGCCGATTTGCCAGGCCTCCGATAA
- a CDS encoding RraA family protein — translation MDEQALRDLCERYRAVYSGAVADVLDKRGLRGQIVHGAIQGLTTDMRVAGPAFTCKGAPATSLEPDDWDLRKAFLDALIPLSIAVVDASGDESAAHWGELMSTGARGRGCNGVVIDGGTRDVSQILEMGFPTFARYRSPASSIRRWRISGYDHAVQCGGVLVRPGDFVVGDADGVVIVPAELTVDVLEEVESLATTETRMREELLKGGRFSEVYDRYQVG, via the coding sequence ATGGACGAGCAGGCGCTACGCGATCTTTGCGAACGCTACCGGGCAGTATATTCCGGCGCCGTGGCGGACGTCCTCGACAAGCGTGGGCTTCGCGGCCAGATCGTCCACGGCGCAATCCAGGGGTTGACCACTGATATGCGGGTAGCAGGGCCAGCGTTCACCTGCAAAGGCGCGCCGGCCACGTCGCTAGAGCCAGATGACTGGGATTTGCGTAAAGCGTTTCTCGACGCCCTCATTCCGTTGTCTATTGCCGTCGTCGATGCCAGTGGCGACGAAAGTGCCGCACACTGGGGCGAGCTCATGAGCACCGGGGCGCGCGGCCGGGGTTGCAATGGCGTCGTGATCGACGGCGGCACGCGCGACGTAAGTCAGATTCTGGAGATGGGCTTCCCGACGTTCGCGCGCTACCGCTCGCCGGCCAGCTCGATCCGACGTTGGCGCATCAGCGGCTACGACCATGCTGTCCAGTGCGGCGGCGTGCTTGTTCGGCCGGGCGATTTCGTTGTCGGCGATGCCGACGGAGTCGTGATCGTGCCAGCGGAGCTGACGGTCGACGTGCTGGAGGAGGTCGAATCGCTCGCGACGACCGAGACTCGCATGCGCGAGGAGCTTCTCAAGGGCGGCAGATTCAGCGAGGTGTACGATCGCTACCAGGTTGGATAA